The window CAGTGTGAATGTCCCCCCCGTTCGTCCAAGACAAGAGGTCCAGTCCCCTTTTCTATTTCCCGTGTCTCGCCTCGTCTCGCGTCGCCTGATCCTgactcttctctttcttctgccGTTTTCCTCTCGTTCTGTACgggattctttttttcttcgtacGGACCACTTGAGGTCGTCCGATAGcatcctttttttcttcttcacactTTCTTCTCCAGGCATCAAGCGCCTGTTGAACAGTCACTCCCTTCATCATATCTCCGTGAGATCCAGGAACACTTCGGATGGCCCGCTGAGATCCGCCAGCTCAACAGCTTCTCTTCGCCTTCGACTGAGAGCAAGAGTGTTTATGGGAGCTCGATTCTGAGAACGACATCGAAGCCGCCACCATGCCTCCTTCTCTCAACACCCACCCTTCGTTTACGCGCCCCCGAACTGGCGACCGTGATGGCCGGCCCAGCACCCGCGACCAGGCCGGCGTCGACTCTTCGATGTTGATACCAAGCCGTACCTCATCGCTCCATTCCCGCATCACCCAGCCAATTCCCTCCACCTTGACCCAGAAGCCCCAGCAGCGAACCCCCAAGACGCTCACTCATGCCTACATGGTCTGTGGTGTCGGCCGAGAGCCCTCTCAATGGGTCAAGGCTCCCACTCCCGCCCAGGGCAAAATCACCCACATGAAGGGTGCTGTTGGACAGTTCTGGCTTCCTGAGATCCTCGGCAGCAGCCCCCGTCTTGAGCAGGACAACGAGATTGCGCGGGCTCTGCACGCCTCTATGAGGGTACGTTTGATATTATTACTTGGTGAATGATGTGTTTTTGTGTGCGCCGCTGACTTTGATTTCAACAGGCTTGCTTCCCTCACGATGTCGAAATCTGTACTGGCCGGAACCAGCCCCACTGCACTCACCACTCCTTCGTCCTCCAACAGGACTCTTCTCACACGCTCTATGGCATCTGCCTGCGCGTTTGGTCGCGGGCCGACGAGAAGAGGGCTGAGACCATCCGTGACTTGAGGAAGAGGACCGAAAACGACTACTATGACAACGCCGAGGAGACATACTGGATTCCTTATTGTCTGTCTTTCTTGTCTCGCTACCCTCTGTACAATCTCCTGGGCGACTACCTGCGTGGCATGTGGATTCACTGGAACAAGGCTACTAACCTGTTCCATGCTGAAGAGGTTTCTCGTATCCTGAGCTTCCCGGCTCCGAGACTGAATGACCTTGTCCGCATCGACATGAAGGATTATGCTCTGTGCTACCAATTCCCCTCGTCCCCTACCGGATTCCAGAACTTTGCCATGTGGCCCCTTTTCAACTGCTTGTCCATCCCTAACATTGTTGGCGTCATTGAAGCTGCCATCTCTCCCACCCGTCGCATCATCTTTGTCAGCCACTACCCGGCCATGCTCACAATTGCTTCAGAGACTGTGAGATACTGCGTCCGAGTGTTTGAGTGGAGCGGTTTGTATGTTCCCGTGGTGCACGCCCGCCATGCCAAGGAGCTCGTCCAAGAGCCTGGCCCTTACATCTTGGGTGTTACGGCCGAGTGCAGATCCCTCTTCACGGCTCCCACTGATGCCTTGGTCATCGACTTGGATCGTAACTTCGTTCTCACATCCAGCCCTCCCACCGCTCTGACTCCTGGTCAGCGCAACAAGTTTGTCTCCCGATTGACCCAAGCCCTCAATGGCGACGTTACGCCCTCTGGCGTTCCCCAGCACCTTCGCTCTGCCTATGGCGGTGGCAAGCTTGTGCCTGCTGGTCAGATCATTGTCATGCGTGGCGAGGTTGAGTCTATTCAAGACCCCGAGTGGTGGAACCAGGATGCCATCATGGCTGTCATGGACCACGTGTGCGAGAAGATGGGCCGCAACACAGGCATCAAGGCTGTCTTTGGCGGCTCCGTCAAGAAGCCTCTGATGACCAAGGTGTCAATGAGGCACCTCAACGAGCTTGTCCGCGAGAGGAACCAGTACTCTCGAGACGCTCTTGAAGCCTGGCAGGATTTCATCAACTTGAAGGGTCGCATGGACACCGAGCTTGGTAAAGTTACCAAGCGTAACAACTACCTcgtggaggagctggaaagcTGGAAGCAGCAATTCCTCAAGTTCCAGGCCTTCGCTGAGCAGCTCACCAAGGAGACTCAGGACCTCAAGGTCAAGATTGAGGGCCACAAGCGGGAGAACCGTCGCCTTGCTGCCCTCATTGAACAGCAGAAGGATGACAACGGCCGCCTTACCACTCGTCTCTCTGGCACCGAGAAGCAGCGTGACGACGCCCTCGAGGCCCTCGTTCTCCAGCAGGAGATTGCAGAGGAACTCGAGCGTGAGCGCAAGAGGAACAAGAAGGAGCTTGCTCAGCTCCACCACACCAATGCCACCATCGTGCGCCAGCGTGACGAGGCTCGTCGCGTCGTTCTGCACCTGCGTAGCTTGATTGGTGGCCAGAGCCACCACATGGAGCACCTCATCCAGTCCCTCACCAAGCCTGAGGAGCTCATCCGCGAGGTTGAGGATGGCTATGAGTCGGACGAAGTTGAGGGTGGCGCTGAGACCCATGCTCTGCGACCTtctcgcagcagcaaccgaCTCTCCACCTCCAGCTTCGCTGACATGGCCGATCGCCACTTGAAGGATAAGACCGACGCCATCGCCCATATCGTTCGCAACATCGCGGACCAGTGCCAAGCTGCCGTTGACGGCCTGCAGCTTGCCCAGGATGCCGAATCTCGAGCCAGCACACGTGCTAGCCGCCGTATGAGCAGCCTATCGACTGCTCAcagtgatgatggtgaggaCGCCCGCTCCACCGCCACCTCGGACGCTGGCGAGGGGAGTTCTCGCTTACAACCAACTGCCGGGAGGCCTAGCTCTATACCACCAACGCCGGATCTCATCCCCAACCGCAGTAGCACTGCACTATCGTTTGCGTCAACCGCCACAACGCCAGAGCGCGCCAGTCAACAGTACTCTATTCGAGACGAGATACCAACCAAGATtgtcgaggacgatgaagaggactTCGATGACGGCCGAAGTGATCAGGTCGGAGTCTCCAGCGACCACGGCCTCGTCTCGAAGAAGCAGTCGCAGTCTCTTCTCCACCGATCATCTGGAGCAAGAATCAGCGCTTTCGGCAGTCTCCGATGAAGGTGAGACTGAGGCTGAACAGGGTATCCCTGATGCAGAGGGCAAACCCAAAGCTGAGGAAGTTGCCTCTGATGACGAGAGCAAACCCAGTGCGGAGGAGGTTGCTTCTGATGACGACAGCAAAACTGAAGTTGAGCAAGGTGCCTCTGCTGAAGAGGTTAAGCCTGAGACTGAACAGGCAGTCTCCGAGGCAGAGGACAGCCCTGAAGCTGAGCAGATCAGCGATACCCCGCCAGCCTAGTTACGACCTTTGTATTATTGCCGATGCTTCCTTGGCATCTCTacattttctttgtcctgATTCCTTCGATACGGCGATCCAAACTATATATCCTTGTATCTTGAGCGTTTCCAGCCTCATTGGGCAGATATGCTTAGCTTCTTGTTTTGTGGCGGCTTTGGATAAAAACAACCTTGTTTTGGATCACggcgttctttttttttctgttcaTTTGCGTTCCCTGTTCTACCATTATCCTTATCTTTTACTATATTCTAGATGAAGGGAACAGCTTGTGATGGCAGGCTGACTGATGACTTGCGTGGCGCCATCGAGGCTTAGGATCTCTTCTTATTCATGACTAACATTATTCTTTCTCTGCCCCTATTTGGGGGATCTTATGACACTTGATAGTTCAAGATTTTACAATTGAGTCTCTCGCTCATTGACCTCCTGTGTTTTCCTTATAAAAAATCATTTGTGAAAAGGTGGCTTAAGTTGTTTCCTGTGCTAGACTGTTTGGAGGATCTGTAGATGTTTTGTAATTGCATGTTTAAaagttttttctttgtttgtgaAATGTATTTATCAAGTCTTAATATGAAGTGATCCTTAGCCCTCAGTAACATGTTTGCTGGCCAAAACTTGACACTGTGATCCAAACGAAGTTGAAGACATGCAGTAACAAACTCGAGGCGGCTTGAGTGGAGCAGAGAGAGCGACTCTAGACCCACTTGTCTCACtaagataagaaaaaaatccgATAAGAGCTGTGCATCATCAAGTCCCTGGAAAtttcaagaaaagaagttCGCGACCATTCAacatctcttttcttcagACTTCACACAATGGCCGACGCCGTCCTCACGTCTCTCTGCGGCATTTGCCACATCTGCCCTCCGAAATACAAATGCCCTCGCTGCAACATCGCCACCTGTTCATTAAAATGCATCACGACGCATAAGGCTTGGTCGCAATGCAGCGGCGAACGCGACCAAACTGCCTATGTCGCCAAATCGAAGCTGGCGACGGCCGCTGGCATTGACCACGACTATAATTTTCTGCATAGCATCGAGATGGCGTCCGAACGCGCGGAACGAGTCTTGGTGGAAGACAAAGGCATAATACAAAAGGACGAATTACGGCCGCTGACGGTGGAGGAAGTGAGATGGAAAGTGGGCAGAgatgggaggaagagaaaggtTTTGATCACGAGGGTTCTGAAGCAATCCAAAGAGAGACTGGCGGATAAGCTTCTTGCGAGCAAGCTTAAGAAGTTGAACACAGTGGTTGTGTCCGCACCCCAGGGCATGACGAGGCAGAAGGAGAACAACACCACGATAAGCAGAAAGTCTGGTCGGATCAATTGGCAAGTCGAGTGGTTCACCTTTGAGAAGGACCTTAACGATACGAACAAAACGAACAAGTCAAGAGTTCTTTCGAAGCTTTCGGACGATGTGCCGTTATACGTGGGATACAACTCGTTGTTGGAATCCCAAGCGAAGACAGAAGGCAAGGTGCAAAAGAGATCCTACAGAGGAGTCGCGCAGAATCCCTCTACGGCTCATTGGCAGTTGGCGAATGATTCAATTCAAGACCCTCAGACAGGGAGCTGGATTTCAATTCGAACGGCATCGATTGACGCGTGGCCACGAGAGCACGATGAGTTGCAGCGACGACAGTTTCAATTCTTCCTTGAGAGTGCCCAGAAGCGATCAAATCAACTGGTCACCCTTACGCCCATTCCATCTGAAGAATGTCTTCGAGACGTTCTTTCTAATACCAAAGTTTTCGAATTCCCGGCGATATATGTGTTGCGCGAGGGAGAAGCTTTACCGACTGGCTTCGTGCTGGGTCCAAAAGACACTGTCCCGGGTCATGAAGAGCATCAACGAAATAGTAAACGCAAAGGTGGTCCGCAGCAAGGAAGGGATAGGAACAGACCTGCTAAACGGAGAAGACCAGGCGACAGGGAAGATGTCGAAGAGGGCGAACTCGGAGGGccggatgaagaagcccagGATGGCATGGAGGCTGGGGATGTGATTGCCGAGCAAAGCTTGAGTGAGGGCGATGACGATACCAGTGATGACGATACCAGCAGCTCAGGATCTGACAGCGACTAAGGAGAGACATGGAGTGGATGGGAATATTTGAGGGCGTCTTGGCATAATGATTTGGTCGCTttgcaaggctgctgccattTTCTTTCAGCTGGTCCAGCGATTGATTTACACTCAGGATAAATGTACAACACACTAGCAAATTCCGAATTTAAATTTTCTCTCGAGAAGAAGTGAAAACCTGGCTGTTATTGCTACCAATTGCCAAAGATGTCTTAAATGGAATCCATTGGCGTTGAAGATTCTCCCCACACTGGCTGCGAAATACAGCACTGGGGGCTTTGTGGTGCTCTAGTGCGTGCCAGTAGCAGGCGTGGGGTGCTGTCGAGAGCCCACTCTTCCCCTTGGTGCCCTGTACACGCCTCGGTGCCTTAAGCTCCGTCTAACAAAGGTACCGAGTACCTCCTGTTTCCCGCCTAAAGCAAGTACGCAACCTCGAGACAGCATCGTCAcaactttggcttctttgcattCTTCGGCCAACGCATCTCCAAGCCTTCAACACGCGCGCTCACGCGGGGGCCGGGCCTACAGGGGGACAATTGCTTTTGATTTTCTACGCTCCGCCCTGGACCTCGTTTGTGCGTCTTTCTTCCGTCTCATAGCAGCCCGCGCACTATGATTTAAACAAACCTCGAGcttccccccttcttccttttcttcccttctctcccctATCGCCAACCCGAACTTACCAGCCATGGACGACGCTCCGGTTCCCAAACTGTCGGATCTGCTCCGGCACCCGGACGACTTAGACAAGATACCCGCGCTGAAGCTCGAGCTTTCGCGCAAGAAGAGTGCCGTCGATGGGCAGCTACGCAATGGGCTGCGGGAGCAGCTCGAGACGACGCAGTCCGGCATGAACGGCCTCAGCGACGGCCAGAAGGCGGTGCAGcagatcaaggaggagatgatgaagattgatAAGCTGTGTTCCGAGTCGCAGACCATGATCAAGGACTTTGCGAGCATCAATCTGGTGTCGCAGGCGCACCGCAACTTTGGCGCCGTCGAGGCCATGAGACGCAACCTCGAGACGTTTAACGAACGCCTGGCCGTTGTGGAGAGGATGCTGGcggaggacgacgaagataGAGAAAACATGCCGAACTTGCTGCCGTGCCATTACGAGCTGACGCAGCTACGAAACATACGAGACGacgccatggagcagatCCAGAGGGCAGATGACCGGAGCTTGGAGTCGACGCTGGAGGACTACTTTACAAGGCTAGACGATACGATCGACTGGTTTGACGAGCACGTCGGCATCCTGGCCATGAacctcatcaacctcgtcGTCAGCGACAACAACGGCCTGGTGGTCCGCTTTGCCGTTGTCATGGAggcggaagagaagagcgacCAGCGTGTACTGGCGCTGCAGGAAGCACTCAAAGATCACGAAGAGATGGCAGCCCGATTTCAGGGCATCACAGACGGTGCCCGCAAAGTCCGTGGCTACAAGGACAAGTTTATGCAGGCTATCAAGGTCAGTGCCGAGCAACAGTTCCAGCAGGCCCGGGAAGACTTTCTCGACGATGCCGATAGCTTAGAGGCGACCATGAAATGGTTCTTCAACGACCTGAATGCTGTAAAGATTGGTATGACGCCGCTCATGCCCAAGAAATGGCGTATCGCAAAGACATATGCAGATATCTATCACGTTCTGATGCACGACTTCTTGGTCGGTATGGTGGACGATCCGGAAGCCAGCTCCGCACACACGCTCTCCATCGTCAGCTTCCCCGAGAAATACTACAAGAAGATGTCCAAGATAGGCTTCAAGCAAGAAGACCTGGTACCGCACGTTATTGACAATCGCGAGGCGGAGCTCGTTCGCGACTTTAGACAACTCATTATCAAATTCCTCGACGAATGGATCGACCGCATCTTTGAACAAGAGAAACGCGACTTTGCCAGTCGCAACATCGAGGGCTCTAACTTGGACCAGGACGAGTATGGCTATTTCCGGACCAAGAACCTCGTTGCGCTGTGGAGGATGTTGCGTGAGCAGGTCGAGGCGGCCATCAACTCGCAGCGTGCTGACGTGGTCGAGGGCGTTGTCGACGCCATGTTCCTACGGCTACGCACCCGCCAGCAGTCGTGGCAGCGCATGCttgacgacgaggctgagcgCTACGAGAGTGACCGCGTTCCTGATTTAGAAGGTTTCCAGGCGCTGCAGGATTGGCTGGTGGCCACAGCCAACGACCAGATTGGCGTCATCGATGACAATGAGGAGGAAAGCCGCCTGGGCTACCTGTCTAGCTTCCGCCAGCAGTTCGAGAGGAACGTCGGCCCACAGTATCTCGAGCGCGCCGAGCAGGAGCTCAACGCCCTCCGCGATGGCTACGTCGACTTCAGCACCTGGTGCATCCACAAGTTCGCCCacctcgtcttcgccgtcgACTTCCGGGGCGTCATGCCCGACTTCTTCACGCCCAAGTGGTACACCAACACGGCCATGAAGCAGATGGTGGTCACCTTTGAGGAGTACGTCGGCGAGTACCGCCAGGCCCTGCACCACTCCCTtatcgacatcttcatcgagATCTTCGCCGACGAGCTCCTCGTGCGGTACCTCTCGTCGGTGCGCAACAAGGGCGCAAAGTTTCGCCGCACGGATCCCTTCCGCGATAAGCTCTTCAACGACATCGCCACTGCGTTTGAGTACTTTTCTAACCTGGCCAGTCCCGAGGTTGCCATGTCTATCAAGGACACTTGGCGTGTCACTGAACCCTTCTTGGGCCTGCTTTCGGTGGATAAGGATTCGGTGGCGGACGCGTTTGCCAACTTCAAGACTGCTTACTGGGATTTGCAGATCAGTTGGGTCGAGGCCGTGCTGCGGTCCAGGGATGATTTTGAGAGAAGTATGCTGAATGCTGTCAAAGCAAGGGCCGCGCAAATGGACATTGTGAGAGGCCCAGAGACGGTCATGGCCAAGATTAAgtaaaagagagacaaaatCATGCTCTCTATACGgtgtatgtatatatgcagcagcagagtGAGAAGGGGCGGAAAGAGAGATCATATTGTCTTCACGGAGACAAGTACGAAGTGTGGCCGGTTTGAAAGGAAGTTTACTTTGGGAACCTGGTGAAATGAATGGCGGATGGATGGGGGAGAAGTTTTGTTTTAAcgtggatggatggaaaggGTTTTATCACGATTTTTAAATGTTTACATATGTGCTATATTAGCGTTTCTATGGATGTCGGTGGGCATGTTATAcaagagagggagagtgagagggagagtgagagggagagagcAGTCTTATCAGAGTCGAGTTGAGTCGAAATATATCTCACACATCAAATTCAATCCAGGCATAatgaatgaaaaaaagatgaaagagtaGAAGAAAATGGTGAAAAAATGACCCAAGCACCGCGACATGGCCCCTTTAAATCAAGGTTGAATACATGCCTCGTATCCCTGTAATTGCTGAACGACAATCTCCCTCCCATACCCTTCAATAcacagctcaagaagaaaaagtagaACAAAtgagaaaggaaaataaaaggaaaaggaaaattgtAATAGAACAGGACTAGCGATCGATTTATGTTGGCGATTCCTCCCCTCCAACCCCTTCCCAAGATCCGTAACGTACTAGTAGTAGAGCGCGACTGCGACGGCCTTTTACAAAAAATAACCCGGCCCcttattgaagaagaaaataaaacacAATGTCAAGAAAATTCAAAGTCCCCGCCCCCCTTCCCCTTACGACAAAAGAACGAACGAACGGTGTTTGCTATGCGGTAATGttgcttttctccttcaCTACAATGGAAAACTAAAGTCGGTATTAAGGACGGGTTATCCCCGCTCTCAATCTGCCTTTAAGACTGGCTGGCGAGGAAGTTGGCAGCCTAAGCAAAGACGAGTCAGCTATTAAGAACTTTTCTCATTCGTCCACCTCcttcagaaaagaaagacttaCTCTTTCCAAGTTGTAGTCATATTTTTcgagagcagcaagagcgTCCGGACGAGAGTATCCCATGCTAGTCAGATTCTTGAGGATAGGGTCATCATGCTCTCCCGCTTCCGTAAGTGCACGTCCCGGAGCCGGGGGGCGAGACTCGGCTGTCTCTTCCTTTGCAGGGCCTGTGTTGTTGCTGTGTACAGGCTGTGCTGGGGCGGTAGTGGGAGAATCCAGTGtagagaagatggcgtcCCAGTCGTGAGACTGCTGTCCGTTGGTAGATTGACCAGGGGCGCTGGTGGCTGAGttggatgagatgaagtcAAAGCTGCTCTCGTTGCCAAACGCTGTAGACTCGCTCttggcctggctggctgggGGGCTGCTGTCAAACATGGGGTTGTAGTCGTCCAGTCCAGACCGAGAAATGTTGGCAAAGTCATCATCCGCGGAACCTTCCTTGGCATCTTCTAGACCCTCGAAATCATCGTCGAGGTCATCAAAGGCGCCCTTGGTAGCTGGGGGTGGGTTGTGATGAGCAGGTGCTGGTATTGTGCTGGAACCAAAGATGTCATCAGCGTTGGATGTCGGAGAGGTGGTTGCATGGTTGTTGGTGATCGTGGCGGGAGAAGAGGGTAATTCCGTGCTGCGGAATTTGCGTTAGTGAATGGTGGCAAGGAAGCGGAGAGATCAACCATCATAAAATTTCAAGTTCAAAGGCAAATTAACCACTTGTGGGCATTTACCTTTTAGTTTCGGGTTCGTGGGTGGCTGTAATATCCTGAGATGGTGACAAAGGGGCGTTGAAGTCGGAGGCTTCAGCAGCAGGTTTGTGAGACTCCGGAGTTGGCTCCAGAGCGACCTGCTtctctttggctttgttctCTGGCGACGCGGGTGCGAAATCGTCGTCAAAGCCTCCTCTCTCACTGTCAGACTCAGACACGTCCCGCTCAAGCTCTGAAATGGGCGGGAACTCTGTGTCAAAGGCGTTGTCGAAGGCGCTATGGGGTTTTACAGCAGCAGTTCCCTTGTctgcgccgctgctgctggggggTTTGGCTGAGGTGAAGGCGGCAAATGCATTGTCAAAGTCTGCCTTGGCCTTAGCATGGTCAGTATTGTCAAAAGAGCCGGATCGATCTAGGGCTTCTCCCTCCGCGGGCTTCTGCGAGCTAT of the Trichoderma breve strain T069 chromosome 4, whole genome shotgun sequence genome contains:
- a CDS encoding exocyst complex component sec6 domain-containing protein, with protein sequence MNGLSDGQKAVQQIKEEMMKIDKLCSESQTMIKDFASINLVSQAHRNFGAVEAMRRNLETFNERLAVVERMLAEDDEDRENMPNLLPCHYELTQLRNIRDDAMEQIQRADDRSLESTLEDYFTRLDDTIDWFDEHVGILAMNLINLVVSDNNGLVVRFAVVMEAEEKSDQRVLALQEALKDHEEMAARFQGITDGARKVRGYKDKFMQAIKVSAEQQFQQAREDFLDDADSLEATMKWFFNDLNAVKIGMTPLMPKKWRIAKTYADIYHVLMHDFLVGMVDDPEASSAHTLSIVSFPEKYYKKMSKIGFKQEDLVPHVIDNREAELVRDFRQLIIKFLDEWIDRIFEQEKRDFASRNIEGSNLDQDEYGYFRTKNLVALWRMLREQVEAAINSQRADVVEGVVDAMFLRLRTRQQSWQRMLDDEAERYESDRVPDLEGFQALQDWLVATANDQIGVIDDNEEESRLGYLSSFRQQFERNVGPQYLERAEQELNALRDGYVDFSTWCIHKFAHLVFAVDFRGVMPDFFTPKWYTNTAMKQMVVTFEEYVGEYRQALHHSLIDIFIEIFADELLVRYLSSVRNKGAKFRRTDPFRDKLFNDIATAFEYFSNLASPEVAMSIKDTWRVTEPFLGLLSVDKDSVADAFANFKTAYWDLQISWVEAVLRSRDDFERSMLNAVKARAAQMDIVRGPETVMAKIK
- a CDS encoding HIT zinc finger domain-containing protein; the protein is MADAVLTSLCGICHICPPKYKCPRCNIATCSLKCITTHKAWSQCSGERDQTAYVAKSKLATAAGIDHDYNFLHSIEMASERAERVLVEDKGIIQKDELRPLTVEEVRWKVGRDGRKRKVLITRVLKQSKERLADKLLASKLKKLNTVVVSAPQGMTRQKENNTTISRKSGRINWQVEWFTFEKDLNDTNKTNKSRVLSKLSDDVPLYVGYNSLLESQAKTEGKVQKRSYRGVAQNPSTAHWQLANDSIQDPQTGSWISIRTASIDAWPREHDELQRRQFQFFLESAQKRSNQLVTLTPIPSEECLRDVLSNTKVFEFPAIYVLREGEALPTGFVLGPKDTVPGHEEHQRNSKRKGGPQQGRDRNRPAKRRRPGDREDVEEGELGGPDEEAQDGMEAGDVIAEQSLSEGDDDTSDDDTSSSGSDSD
- a CDS encoding DENN (AEX-3) domain-containing protein, which translates into the protein MPPSLNTHPSFTRPRTGDRDGRPSTRDQAGVDSSMLIPSRTSSLHSRITQPIPSTLTQKPQQRTPKTLTHAYMVCGVGREPSQWVKAPTPAQGKITHMKGAVGQFWLPEILGSSPRLEQDNEIARALHASMRACFPHDVEICTGRNQPHCTHHSFVLQQDSSHTLYGICLRVWSRADEKRAETIRDLRKRTENDYYDNAEETYWIPYCLSFLSRYPLYNLLGDYLRGMWIHWNKATNLFHAEEVSRILSFPAPRLNDLVRIDMKDYALCYQFPSSPTGFQNFAMWPLFNCLSIPNIVGVIEAAISPTRRIIFVSHYPAMLTIASETVRYCVRVFEWSGLYVPVVHARHAKELVQEPGPYILGVTAECRSLFTAPTDALVIDLDRNFVLTSSPPTALTPGQRNKFVSRLTQALNGDVTPSGVPQHLRSAYGGGKLVPAGQIIVMRGEVESIQDPEWWNQDAIMAVMDHVCEKMGRNTGIKAVFGGSVKKPLMTKVSMRHLNELVRERNQYSRDALEAWQDFINLKGRMDTELGKVTKRNNYLVEELESWKQQFLKFQAFAEQLTKETQDLKVKIEGHKRENRRLAALIEQQKDDNGRLTTRLSGTEKQRDDALEALVLQQEIAEELERERKRNKKELAQLHHTNATIVRQRDEARRVVLHLRSLIGGQSHHMEHLIQSLTKPEELIREVEDGYESDEVEGGAETHALRPSRSSNRLSTSSFADMADRHLKDKTDAIAHIVRNIADQCQAAVDGLQLAQDAESRASTRASRRMSSLSTAHSDDGEDARSTATSDAGEGSSRLQPTAGRPSSIPPTPDLIPNRSSTALSFASTATTPERASQQYSIRDEIPTKIVEDDEEDFDDGRSDQVGVSSDHGLVSKKQSQSLLHRSSGARISAFGKGKPKAEEVASDDESKPSAEEVASDDDSKTEVEQGASAEEVKPETEQAVSEAEDSPEAEQISDTPPA